A stretch of Microbacterium sp. LWH3-1.2 DNA encodes these proteins:
- a CDS encoding metal ABC transporter permease, which yields MNWNDIADAMFGGLPYYGEILALVSNSVWAGAVLGLVGGLVGVFVMQRDMAFAVHGISELSFAGAAAALLIGWDVVTGSIVGSLIAAAIIGVLGAKARDRNSIIGVLMPFGLGLGILFLSLYDGRSANRFSLLTGQIVSVQTGQLGWLIGIGAVVLLGLLLIWRPLRFDSLDPQSAAARGVPTTAVSLGFMLLLGLIVAVAVHIIGALLVMALLVTPAAAAMRIASGPLSVPLLSALFGFASAIGGILLAIMGTLPVSPYITTISFLIYVVCRAVGARRGRVARVALPESAR from the coding sequence ATGAACTGGAACGACATCGCGGACGCGATGTTCGGCGGGCTGCCCTATTACGGCGAGATCCTCGCGCTGGTGTCGAACTCGGTGTGGGCGGGCGCGGTGCTCGGGCTCGTCGGCGGGCTCGTGGGCGTCTTCGTCATGCAGCGCGACATGGCATTCGCGGTGCACGGCATCAGCGAGCTGTCGTTCGCGGGCGCCGCGGCGGCGCTCCTCATCGGCTGGGACGTGGTCACCGGGTCCATCGTGGGCTCGCTCATCGCGGCCGCCATCATCGGCGTGCTGGGGGCGAAGGCGCGCGACCGCAACTCGATCATCGGCGTGCTGATGCCGTTCGGGCTGGGTCTCGGCATCCTGTTCCTCTCCCTCTACGACGGCCGCAGCGCCAACCGCTTCAGCCTGCTCACCGGCCAGATCGTCTCGGTGCAGACCGGACAGCTCGGCTGGCTGATCGGGATCGGCGCGGTCGTGCTGCTCGGCCTGCTGCTCATCTGGCGCCCGCTTCGGTTCGACTCGCTCGACCCGCAGTCCGCCGCGGCACGCGGCGTACCGACCACCGCCGTGTCGCTCGGCTTCATGCTCCTTCTCGGCCTCATCGTGGCCGTCGCCGTGCACATCATCGGGGCGCTGCTGGTGATGGCCCTCCTCGTCACGCCCGCCGCCGCGGCCATGCGGATCGCGTCGGGGCCCCTCTCGGTGCCGCTGCTGTCGGCGCTGTTCGGCTTCGCGTCGGCGATCGGCGGCATCCTCCTCGCGATCATGGGCACCCTCCCGGTGAGCCCGTACATCACGACAATCTCGTTCCTGATCTACGTCGTGTGCCGAGCGGTCGGTGCCCGCCGCGGCCGCGTCGCCCGTGTCGCCCTGCCGGAGTCCGCCCGATGA